A genomic segment from Candidatus Hydrogenedentota bacterium encodes:
- a CDS encoding Gfo/Idh/MocA family oxidoreductase yields MPHTINIIGAGIMGSAVAHVLAREPRVRLTAVCDRNPEPIGKLAAQYGVSTYADYTAMLDAERPDAVFIATPDWAHFEPVMACLDRGIHVFVEKPLTTDVAEARAIAGRVAETGLKLQVSYNHRWLAPYHLAHRKIADGEIGRPLVGYARKNNPITVPTKMLASWAKDSSPMWFQSSHDIDLMLWWFGDDPVEATCTGVKSVLREKFGWDTWDALQGQVRFRQGGVATFEAAWIYPEGHPAMPDSFMSIVGERGHLQIDRKDEAVEMNSEAGFSWPRSLLNYQVYDRWAGAFPACITSFIDAIDEDREPFVTARDGMRATAVLDALHRAAETGGVVTIGPR; encoded by the coding sequence ATGCCCCACACCATCAACATCATCGGCGCCGGCATCATGGGCAGCGCGGTGGCGCATGTCCTGGCGCGCGAGCCCCGCGTCCGCCTTACCGCCGTCTGCGACCGCAACCCGGAGCCCATCGGGAAGCTCGCGGCGCAATACGGCGTTTCGACCTACGCCGACTACACCGCGATGCTTGATGCGGAGCGGCCCGACGCCGTCTTCATCGCCACGCCGGACTGGGCGCACTTTGAGCCCGTGATGGCCTGCCTCGACCGCGGGATCCACGTCTTTGTCGAGAAGCCGCTCACCACCGACGTTGCCGAGGCCCGCGCGATCGCCGGCCGGGTCGCGGAAACCGGCCTGAAGCTCCAGGTATCCTACAACCACCGCTGGCTCGCCCCCTACCACCTCGCCCACCGCAAGATCGCGGACGGTGAAATCGGGCGCCCGCTCGTGGGCTACGCCCGCAAGAACAACCCCATCACCGTTCCGACGAAAATGCTGGCGAGTTGGGCAAAGGACAGCTCCCCCATGTGGTTCCAGTCCTCCCACGACATCGACCTCATGCTGTGGTGGTTCGGCGACGATCCGGTCGAAGCCACCTGCACGGGCGTGAAGTCCGTGCTCAGGGAGAAGTTCGGCTGGGACACCTGGGACGCGCTCCAGGGGCAGGTGCGCTTCCGCCAGGGCGGCGTGGCGACCTTCGAGGCCGCCTGGATCTATCCGGAAGGGCACCCCGCCATGCCCGATTCGTTCATGTCGATCGTGGGCGAGCGCGGCCACCTCCAGATCGACCGGAAGGACGAGGCCGTGGAGATGAACAGCGAAGCGGGTTTTTCCTGGCCGCGCTCCCTCCTCAACTACCAGGTCTACGACCGCTGGGCCGGCGCCTTCCCCGCGTGTATCACCAGCTTCATCGACGCCATCGACGAGGATCGGGAGCCCTTCGTGACCGCGCGCGACGGCATGCGCGCCACGGCGGTGCTGGACGCCCTGCACCGCGCGGCGGAGACCGGCGGGGTGGTGACGATCGGCCCGCGCTGA